From the genome of Homalodisca vitripennis isolate AUS2020 chromosome 8, UT_GWSS_2.1, whole genome shotgun sequence, one region includes:
- the LOC124367363 gene encoding receptor-type guanylate cyclase Gyc76C-like: MKKDFSLQFGDHNFTCDYYMVPVGQFQQGDKLPEYKLNSPSSQPLWVSGHKPDDEPSCGFKNELCGKDDSQGSIIVAGVLGLVLFCSSVLTLSIYRKWKIEQEIEGLLWKVDPAELLGYNGNEIIPSPSKTSLVSATSLESRCGGQVFAATSQYRGVVVRIKELKFSKKKDVTRDTMKEMRRLREIRHDNINSFVGALVEPMRILIITDYCAKGSLYDIVENEDLKLDKMFIASLVNDLIKGMLYLHLSAAICHGNLKSSNCVVTSRWVLQVTDFGLHELRQCAETGSIGEHQYYHSKSVQPR, translated from the exons ATGAAGAAAGACTTCTCATTGCAGTTCGGAGACCACAACTTCACCTGCGACTACTACATGGTGCCGGTCGGGCAGTTCCAGCAGGGCGATAAACTTCCA GAGTACAAGCTCAATTCGCCCAGCTCGCAGCCGTTGTGGGTGAGTGGCCACAAGCCAGACGATGAGCCAAGTTGTGGTTTCAAGAACGAGCTGTGTGGCAAAGACGATTCACAG GGCAGTATCATAGTGGCGGGGGTGCTGGGGCTGGTGTTGTTCTGCTCCTCGGTCCTCACACTCAGCATCTACCGCAAGTGGAAGATCGAGCAGGAGATCGAGGGCTTGCTCTGGAAGGTCGACCCGGCAGAACTGCTTGGCTACAATGGCAATGAAATCATTCCCTCGCCCAGTAAG ACATCGCTGGTGAGTGCCACGTCGCTAGAGTCGCGGTGTGGAGGCCAAGTATTCGCTGCGACCAGCCAGTACCGTGGGGTAGTCGTCAGGATCAAAGAGCTCAAGTTCTCCAAGAAGAAGGACGTGACACGAGACACGATGAAGGAGATGAGGAGGCTACGCGAAATCAGGCACGATAACATCAACTCCTTCGTCGGCGCTTTAGTCGAACCCATGAGGATACTTATCATCACCGACTACTGCGCTAAGGGTAGTCTCTAC GATATTGTGGAAAACGAAGACCTTAAACTGgataaaatgtttattgcttCACTAGTCAATGATCTCATTAAG GGTATGTTATATCTCCATTTGTCTGCGGCAATATGTCACGGAAACCTCAAGTCCTCCAACTGTGTTGTGACAAGTCGCTGGGTGCTGCAGGTCACAGACTTTGGCCTCCATGAGCTGCGTCAGTGTGCGGAGACCGGCAGTATCGGGGAGCACCAGTATTACCACAGTAAGTCAGTACAACCTCGGTAG